From the genome of Perca fluviatilis chromosome 1, GENO_Pfluv_1.0, whole genome shotgun sequence, one region includes:
- the coro2aa gene encoding coronin-2A isoform X1, with amino-acid sequence MTVSKMTWRPQYRSSKFRHVFGKAATKESCYDGVPITRSVQDNNFCAVNPRFLAVITECAGGGAFLVLSINHTGKVDPLHPRISGHRGNVLDVKWNPFNDFCIASCSEDTTVKVWEIPPHGVLKNLTSPWKELQGHSRRVGLIEWHPTANNILFSTAYDFQVMIWNLDCPEQVMKNPVRTISHHTDVVLSMSFNTDGSLLATTCKDRKVRLIESRSGNLLQEANCKKHKASKVLFLGNMKMLFTSGTSRWNDRQFALWDQDDLSVPLLEENLDGSSGVLFPFYDPDTHMLYLAGKGDGNMRYYEISSEKPYIHYLTEYRSNLPQKGMGVMPKRGLDVSSCEVFRFYKLVTIKSLIEPLSMIVPRRSESYQEDIYPMTAGNKPALTAEEWLSGIDKGPVLMSLKPGCQVAESYSEMSKGLGNSLDTRRSHSRPGALQLAYIQDQLGTKDGKEDSGNTEDDRSRIPVSNGEDLALCSPPRTENELRLKFHKQQEEIRRLRELLNQRDVRVKQLELEIKNIKNSQSHQSSP; translated from the exons aTGACATGGCGTCCTCAGTACCGCAGCTCCAAGTTCCGCCACGTGTTTGGTAAGGCCGCCACCAAGGAGAGCTGCTATGATGGTGTGCCAATCACACGCAGCGTCCAGGACAACAACTTCTGTGCTGTCAACCCACGTTTCCTGGCAGTCATCACTGAGTGTGCAGGGGGAGGGGCCTTCCTGGTCCTCTCTATCAATCAT ACAGGTAAAGTGGATCCTCTCCACCCCCGAATATCGGGCCACAGAGGCAACGTGTTAGACGTCAAATGGAATCCCTTCAACGACTTCTGCATCGCCTCCTGCTCTGAGGACACCACG gtGAAAGTGTGGGAAATCCCTCCTCATGGTGTGCTGAAGAACCTCACATCACCATGGAAGGAGCTTCAGGGTCACAGCCGCAGAGTGGGCCTCATTGAGTGGCATCCGACTGCTAACAACATCCTCTTCAGTACAGCCTATGACTTCCAg GTGATGATCTGGAACCTAGACTGTCCAGAGCAGGTGATGAAGAACCCCGTGCGGACAATCAGCCACCACACAGACGTCGTTCTCTCCATGTCTTTCAACACAGATGGCAGCCTCCTCGCCACCACCTGCAAGGACAGGAAGGTCCGACTCATAGAGTCACGCTCAGGAAACCTACTGCAG GAAGCCAACTGCAAGAAGCACAAAGCCAGCAAGGTGCTGTTCCTGGGTAACATGAAGATGCTCTTCACATCAGGCACTTCACGTTGGAACGACCGACAGTTTGCTCTGTGGGATCAG gaCGATCTGTCTGTGCCTTTGTTAGAAGAGAACCTGGATGGTTCGTCTGGAGTCCTTTTTCCTTTCTacgacccagacacacacatgctgtatcTTGCGGGGAAG GGTGACGGAAATATGAGGTACTATGAGATCAGCTCAGAAAAACCGTATATCCACTACCTAACAGAGTACCGCTCAAACCTACCTCAGAAAGGAATGG GCGTGATGCCAAAGAGAGGTCTGGATGTGAGCTCCTGTGAGGTGTTCAGGTTCTACAAACTGGTGACAATCAAGAGTCTCATTGAGCCTCTTTCCATGATCGTACCTCGCAGG TCGGAGTCATACCAAGAAGACATCTATCCAATGACGGCTGGTAACAAGCCTGCTTTGACTGCAGAGGAGTGGCTCAGCGGCATAGATAAAg gTCCGGTGCTGATGTCTCTGAAGCCAGGTTGTCAAGTAGCAGAGTCGTACTCAGAGATGAGCAAGGGACTGGGAAACTCACTGGACACTCGCAGGTCTCACAGCAGACCAGGCGCCCTGCAACTGGCATACATTCAGGACCAACTGGGAACCAAAGACGGCAAGGAGGACAGCGGTAATACGGAGGACGACAGGAGTCGGATTCCTGTCAGCAACGGAGAAGACCTTGCACTTTGCTCTCCGCCCAGGACTGAGAATGAG CTGCGTCTGAAGTTCCACAAGCAGCAGGAGGAAATCCGACGGTTGAGGGAGCTCCTCAACCAGAGGGACGTGCGCGTCAAACAGCTGGAGCTGGAGATTAAGAACATCAAAAACTCCCAGTCTCACCAGAGCTCACCTTAA
- the coro2aa gene encoding coronin-2A isoform X2, which translates to MTWRPQYRSSKFRHVFGKAATKESCYDGVPITRSVQDNNFCAVNPRFLAVITECAGGGAFLVLSINHTGKVDPLHPRISGHRGNVLDVKWNPFNDFCIASCSEDTTVKVWEIPPHGVLKNLTSPWKELQGHSRRVGLIEWHPTANNILFSTAYDFQVMIWNLDCPEQVMKNPVRTISHHTDVVLSMSFNTDGSLLATTCKDRKVRLIESRSGNLLQEANCKKHKASKVLFLGNMKMLFTSGTSRWNDRQFALWDQDDLSVPLLEENLDGSSGVLFPFYDPDTHMLYLAGKGDGNMRYYEISSEKPYIHYLTEYRSNLPQKGMGVMPKRGLDVSSCEVFRFYKLVTIKSLIEPLSMIVPRRSESYQEDIYPMTAGNKPALTAEEWLSGIDKGPVLMSLKPGCQVAESYSEMSKGLGNSLDTRRSHSRPGALQLAYIQDQLGTKDGKEDSGNTEDDRSRIPVSNGEDLALCSPPRTENELRLKFHKQQEEIRRLRELLNQRDVRVKQLELEIKNIKNSQSHQSSP; encoded by the exons aTGACATGGCGTCCTCAGTACCGCAGCTCCAAGTTCCGCCACGTGTTTGGTAAGGCCGCCACCAAGGAGAGCTGCTATGATGGTGTGCCAATCACACGCAGCGTCCAGGACAACAACTTCTGTGCTGTCAACCCACGTTTCCTGGCAGTCATCACTGAGTGTGCAGGGGGAGGGGCCTTCCTGGTCCTCTCTATCAATCAT ACAGGTAAAGTGGATCCTCTCCACCCCCGAATATCGGGCCACAGAGGCAACGTGTTAGACGTCAAATGGAATCCCTTCAACGACTTCTGCATCGCCTCCTGCTCTGAGGACACCACG gtGAAAGTGTGGGAAATCCCTCCTCATGGTGTGCTGAAGAACCTCACATCACCATGGAAGGAGCTTCAGGGTCACAGCCGCAGAGTGGGCCTCATTGAGTGGCATCCGACTGCTAACAACATCCTCTTCAGTACAGCCTATGACTTCCAg GTGATGATCTGGAACCTAGACTGTCCAGAGCAGGTGATGAAGAACCCCGTGCGGACAATCAGCCACCACACAGACGTCGTTCTCTCCATGTCTTTCAACACAGATGGCAGCCTCCTCGCCACCACCTGCAAGGACAGGAAGGTCCGACTCATAGAGTCACGCTCAGGAAACCTACTGCAG GAAGCCAACTGCAAGAAGCACAAAGCCAGCAAGGTGCTGTTCCTGGGTAACATGAAGATGCTCTTCACATCAGGCACTTCACGTTGGAACGACCGACAGTTTGCTCTGTGGGATCAG gaCGATCTGTCTGTGCCTTTGTTAGAAGAGAACCTGGATGGTTCGTCTGGAGTCCTTTTTCCTTTCTacgacccagacacacacatgctgtatcTTGCGGGGAAG GGTGACGGAAATATGAGGTACTATGAGATCAGCTCAGAAAAACCGTATATCCACTACCTAACAGAGTACCGCTCAAACCTACCTCAGAAAGGAATGG GCGTGATGCCAAAGAGAGGTCTGGATGTGAGCTCCTGTGAGGTGTTCAGGTTCTACAAACTGGTGACAATCAAGAGTCTCATTGAGCCTCTTTCCATGATCGTACCTCGCAGG TCGGAGTCATACCAAGAAGACATCTATCCAATGACGGCTGGTAACAAGCCTGCTTTGACTGCAGAGGAGTGGCTCAGCGGCATAGATAAAg gTCCGGTGCTGATGTCTCTGAAGCCAGGTTGTCAAGTAGCAGAGTCGTACTCAGAGATGAGCAAGGGACTGGGAAACTCACTGGACACTCGCAGGTCTCACAGCAGACCAGGCGCCCTGCAACTGGCATACATTCAGGACCAACTGGGAACCAAAGACGGCAAGGAGGACAGCGGTAATACGGAGGACGACAGGAGTCGGATTCCTGTCAGCAACGGAGAAGACCTTGCACTTTGCTCTCCGCCCAGGACTGAGAATGAG CTGCGTCTGAAGTTCCACAAGCAGCAGGAGGAAATCCGACGGTTGAGGGAGCTCCTCAACCAGAGGGACGTGCGCGTCAAACAGCTGGAGCTGGAGATTAAGAACATCAAAAACTCCCAGTCTCACCAGAGCTCACCTTAA